The stretch of DNA TTCATTAGAAGCAGAGTGTCAGCACAGTAGAAATAGTAAATACACTGAATTAATAATGAACAAATCCTTTTTGGAGTTGGAACCCAGCTGTTCTTGTTCATGTTCTGGACATtaccccactttttttttaaggttttatttatttatttttagagagagaggaaggaagggagaaagagagggagagaaacatcagtgtacgattgcctcttgcgcgccccctactggggatctggcctgcagcccaggcaagtgccctaactgggaattaaaccggtgaccctttgcttggcaggctcacactcaatccattgagctacaccagtcagggctagacaTTACCCTACTTTAAGAAtgataaaacagccctggctggcgtagctcagtggattgagcgcggactgggaaccaaagtgtcccaggttcgattcccagccagggtacattcctgggttgcagaccataacccccagcaaccgcacattgatgtttctccctccctccctctctctctctctctctctctctctctctctctctctctcttctctccttctccgtccctccctcccttccctctctaaaaataaataaataaaatctttaaaaaaataaaaataaaaaaataaaaaagaatgataaaacatTAGAATGATTTCCCcaaatgtatatatgcatacgTATTATTATTCATGTACACGCAAACATACAAAAATTCGCATGTGACCTCATGGAATTCACAGAGTTGCTAAAGCCCATTCATAAATTGCAGTTGCATTAATTAGCTGTTAAATTTTGTTCACAACATTGAACAAGATCCCTCCTCCCACTAACCTTAAAAGAGATATTTTAAAGAGCTGTATTAAAACAAGTGATTAGTCAAAttacaatagagaaaaaaagtcaaTATCTGTTTATAgagattgaaaatatatattaaagtggTTTATTTTATAGACTTCttgcttattttaagaaaaattatacattacTCAAAGAACATCTAAATTTGGTCACTAATTGGAGAAAGTATAATGTTTATGTGATTACATCCTTAATAGTATGAGTAGGttaattataaaaacacatttttttgaaagattttatttatttttagagagagcagggagggagggagggagggagagagacagagagagagagagagatcaatgtgcggttgctgggggttatggcctgcaacccaggaatgtaccctggctgggaatcgaacctgggacactttggttcccagcccgctctcaatccactgagctacgccagccagggcaaaaaaacacattttcttgaaCACACAATGAACTATACAGATCTATCTTGTATTATAAAGTTGTGTACCTGagacatataatttattaacctATGTTACTTTAAtaaatttgatttcttaaaaaagcACATTTTCAGTTTATTGACCCTAAACCTGGAGTAAAATCACTATTTTtctcaatgaaataatttttgataagGTGTATAAAGTTTAGATTAAAAAGTGTAGTTTTAGAAATAGCAAATAACTTATATGAAAAGTTGATAGAAATCTTTATGAAAGAAATTGAGAGCATTGACATCTAACCAAAtttatatagttattttaaatatcataataaCAGATATAACCATGTTAAATGGATTGCTTTTTTCCCTTGAACTATTCACTCCtggcttcatttaaaataaaggtaatgGAGAATACATTTATCAAATAATGTGGTATCATTGCATATTTAAGCCAAGTGTCtcaagaactgtgtgtgtgtgtgtggcaggaatgaaaaataatatggTAGTGAATAAGTATGTTCCCAAACAGAATTTTGATTAAACTATATAAATAGGAATGTTTTTGAAATGCTGAAAATTTGAAATCTTGGAATAACTTGgcatttattttaatcaatgacactttcattattttcttttaagttacatgggcagaaaacaagcaaaatcaGTTTGCAATAGGTCTTCACAAAAGACATATAGCTAGGTGGTCAGCAGGTAtatgaaaacatattcaccattactagtcactagggaaatgcaaatcaaaaccataatgagatattaccCCATAATTCTTAGGGTGACTattattcaaaaatgaaaagataacaaatgttggtaaagagaaaaggggaccctgattcactactggtgggaatgtaaattgagATAGCTATTATGGAAGACaatatagaggttcctcaaaaaaaaaaaaagtacaattgcCTTAAgctccagcaattccacttctgggtaatcaaaataattgaaatcaggATCCTGGATCTTGGAGAGATACCTGCACagtcatgttcattgcagcattatttccaatagccaagatgtgaaacaacctaaatgttgtcaatatatttaatacacaATTTTTGCCTAAGTCAGTTGCTCTCAAACTCTCACCCTGACCTTCAGAGTGCTTCCATGACCCTTCTGTGTTTGTAACATCTctttgtcaaaacaaaacaaggaatttttatgagttcatCTGAGTTCTGGTCTCTTTAAGATTCAGCAGAATGTAGAAGAATCATAAGCAAGGTGAAGAAAGTTATGTCAGTTACTTAACATTCCAGGTAATATGGAATTATGAAGTCTGTTTTCCAAATAGGCTGTaacttattttcataaaatgtacCTATTCCAGCAAGGTGTTTGGTGTAGTTCAGCTCCATTGTCCTTGGAATTTCTGAGTCAAATTTTActaaagtcagccctggctgatgtggctcagtggactgagtgtcagcttgtgaccaaagggttgccagtgtgattcccagtcagggcacatgcctggattgtaggctgggtccccagtagagggtatgcagggcaaccacacattgatatttctcactctcttcctcttcctctaaaaataaataaataaaatctttaaaaaaatttactcaagTCAGTTCCATTAGAGTAGAAATTTCCAAGTAACCAGAATATTTCTAAATGTAAACTAATGGCTCATTTTTATCTTATGATATTTAATTTAACAGAATTCCAGGATAGGTAGGTTGtgagtttaatattttatttatattttaactaaataatCACAGATATTAGGCTTTCCCAAAGGCAATATTTAAGGCaatattttgtcttaattttagTTTCTTAAGTCTTATTAAGGTTATGATGGCTACCCAGCTTATGAATTAGAAGAGCAGGTGATACAAATGCAGTCAGGGAATATCATTTTGTGACTAGGCTTCAGCAAAGTTTTGTaagatttttgtgtttgttgttaaAGGTCACATCATTCTAACCTCTAACACTGTCATTTGATGTACCTTCTGATGACCAGTGGCCTtaattcataaaaattcaaaCTCCATTCCTCAAAAAGATTTAATCACAgcttatgaaaatatttctggCTTATAAATTCAGGTTGATTATATCAGTTGTCATTTAGAGTGACTTGCATGGGGGTGGTATGCATATTTAAATCTACCATGCttctaatttatttcctttgaagcACAGCAGGGACAAGGAATTAGGAAAACTCTGATCCAATAAAAAAAAGGCAAGCTGTTCCCAGAAAATTGAGGATTATCCTGGCAAAGCAGTGAATGCTTAAACATGATTGAGGAAAAGTTATGTAGTGTTAAATTTGGTTAGAGGATTTCCTGCATGAAATTAAAGAACTGTATGCTGTGAATGCTGGAGAATTTGATTCCTGAGGAACATATAGACTGACAGTGATTGCCCTTTTTCAGTTTCCATTCTCTTTGTTACTAGATCTACGGAATCCAGAGGCAGCACTGTCTCCGACTTTTCGCAGTGACAGCCCAGTGCCTACTGTACCCACTTCTGGTGGCTCTAAGCCCAGCACAGCTTCAGCAGTTCCTGAATTAGCTACAGACCCTGAATTGGAGAAGAAGTTGCTACACCACCTCTCTGATCTAGCCCTAACATTGCCCACTGATGCTGTGTCCATCTGTCTTGCTATATCCACGGTAATGACCTGATAAGACAGGATTGGGATCTAccatttcttttctctagttCATGGTCAGTGTCTTAttgccctctcctccttccctagCCAGATGCACCTGCTACTCAAGATGGGGTGGAAAGCCTCCTACAGAAGTTTGCAGCTCAGGAGTTGATTGAGGTAAAGCGAGGTCTCCTACAAGATGATGCACATCCTACTCTTGTGACCTATGCTGATCATTCCAAGCTCTCTGCCATGATGGGTGCTGTGGCAGAAAAGAAAGGCCCTGGGGAGGTAACAGGGACTAGCACAGGGCAGAAGCGGCGTGCAGAACAGGATTCGACCACAGTAGCTGCCTTTGCTAGCTCTTTAGCCTCTGGTCTGGCCTCTTCAGCGTCAGAAACAGCCAAGGAGCCAAcgaaaaaatcaaggaaacatgCTGCCTCAGATGTTGATCTGGAGATAGAAAGCCTTCTGAACCAACAGTCTACTAAGGAACAACAGAGCAAGAAGGTAGGGGCAGATGGAAATGCTTTCATACATATACTTTGAATTATAGCTTTGGTTGAAAGGAATTTACCTTTGGGACAAGGAACAATTCTTAGAGCTGAAGGCTTAGAGCAGCGGTTCTCAACTGGGGATGATTTTGTCCTCCCTCCTTGAAGAGGatgtggcaatgtctggagacattttttggttgtcacaacacAGGGGAGTGCTGTAGGCATCTAGTGGGTGAGAAAcaagggatgctgctgaacatcctacagTTGTAGTAGGACAACTcccacacaacaaagaattatcaaGCCCAAATGTCAGTAATGCCAATGTTGAGAAACTCTGATTTAGAGAGTATCATTGGATCTGTTTGGAAAAAccatgaaataaaaagaagaggaatccagccctggctgggtagctcagttagaaCATTGTTCCGATACGCCAAGGTTTCAgattcaatcctcagtcagggcacatagaagagtcagccaatgaatgcataaataaatggaacaacaaattgctatatttttttctctctctccccaccccttccattctctctaaaaatcaataaaattgaaaaagaagagaaatccaAATACAAAAGTAATAATAGAAGGAAATGAATGGCAATGAATACTGAAAGGTAGTCATATGGACCAATAATTATGAACATTGATTAAACAATGTGAATTGAccgtacagcaggtcctcaaatataGTCCTTTCCTGTAATGCTATTTTTTCATAGCACTGATGAGAGACCTTAGGAACTTAACTTTTGTATATATCAATTATCCTgtagtaaaattggttttgttacaCACTATTTCACTTAGTCAAAGAACCTATCGATGGTGTTGACAACTTAACTGTATAGTGGTTCTCAGTGTAAATATTGGACCCGTATGAGTTCTCTTCCATTTGCTACTTCTAACTGGGTGACTTTAACAAGTTAACTTCTTTTGAGCCTTTGTCTTCTTATCTGTAATGTGAGGATAACCAGAGTATCATCCTAAACAGTAAAGTGCTTCACATTGTGCCTTGGTTCAGTACCTAATGTGAGTGGTTTTCGTAGGCATTATTGTCAAGTAGAATTTACAGAGGTGATTTAAGGCTAATTTTACCTACAAACCCTGTTAAGTCTAAGGCTCCTTGTCACAGGTCAGTCAGGAGATTCTAGAGCTATTAAATACTACAACAGCCAAGGAACAATCCATTGTTGAAAAGTTTCGGTCACGAGGTCGAGCCCAAGTGCAAGAATTCTGTGATTATGGAACCAAGGAAGAGTGCATGAAAGCCAGTGATGCTGATCGGCCCTGTCGCAAGCTTCACTTCAGGTCTTTtgggagggagatgggtggggtgggtcTCTGGGAGCAGTCGTTCCTTTTCAGCACATTGTTTCCAGTCATTGGGGTTATGCCCTGGGGTTTAACCCTGTTATTAAATGGTTTTAACATGGTTTGTATAAGACTTCTGGACTCTGCAGTATACTTCTAGAAGTAGTGTTCTGTGGGAGggagtacaaataaataaatgaatggacttCCAAATAAATGCCAGTTGTCTTTTTTAATGCCCCTTTCTTACAATAGCAAGGCATCTCTGTCTCTGAGCCCCAATGGAAGTTAAAGCTCTTTGGAAGGAAGATAATCTTAGGAGAAACAGGACTCTGGATTCTTAGGTCAGTGTTATACTGCTATAACCAGCAAGCCCTTCCTTCCATAAGTGAGTTATGTCTTTGCTCAGAGAATGATTAAAACTCTTGTTCAGTATGAATTATGGATTTCCATGTCACCTacctcccccttctctaaaaactCTTGGAGGAAGCTCTAAAGATAGAAAattaggagaggggaagagataggAAACTTTGAACCAATTTGGACTTGAACTGTGGGCTCTACTCTGGAATATCATCTTGATCCTgattctccatttttatttccccagacGAATCATCAATAAACACACTGATGAATCACTAGGTGATTGCTCTTTCCTTAACACATGTTTCCACATGGATACCTGCAAATATGTTCACTATGAAATTGATGCTTGCATGGATCCTGAGGCTCCTGGGAGCAAAGACCATACACCAAGCCAGGAGCTTGCTCTTACACAGAGTGTTGGAGGTGACTCCAGTGCAGATCGACTCTTCCCACCTCAGGTATCTGTCAGCTCGGAACCTTATCTCAATTTATGAACTTCATCTAATAGGGCAGCCAAGCATGTAGGAAAGCAGGGCATAATTGGTAATCTTATCTTGCTGATTGGGAATGGAGTGGGACAGATATGCTTATAAGGGAGTAGGAAAATCAAATGGAAAAGAGGGACTGGGGCCATGAATCTGAGAGTGGAGGAAGGGAAGATGACCAAATGCCACCTCATGCAGTGGATCTGTTGTGATATCCGCTACCTGGACGTCAGTATCTTGGGCAAGTTTGCAGTTGTG from Phyllostomus discolor isolate MPI-MPIP mPhyDis1 chromosome 1, mPhyDis1.pri.v3, whole genome shotgun sequence encodes:
- the METTL3 gene encoding N6-adenosine-methyltransferase catalytic subunit isoform X2; translated protein: MSDTWSSIQAHKKQLDSLRERLQRRRKQDSGHLDLRNPEAALSPTFRSDSPVPTVPTSGGSKPSTASAVPELATDPELEKKLLHHLSDLALTLPTDAVSICLAISTPDAPATQDGVESLLQKFAAQELIEVSQEILELLNTTTAKEQSIVEKFRSRGRAQVQEFCDYGTKEECMKASDADRPCRKLHFRRIINKHTDESLGDCSFLNTCFHMDTCKYVHYEIDACMDPEAPGSKDHTPSQELALTQSVGGDSSADRLFPPQWICCDIRYLDVSILGKFAVVMADPPWDIHMELPYGTLTDDEMRRLNIPVLQDDGFLFLWVTGRAMELGRECLNLWGYERVDEIIWVKTNQLQRIIRTGRTGHWLNHGKEHCLVGVKGNPQGFNQGLDCDVIVAEVRSTSHKPDEIYGMIERLSPGTRKIELFGRPHNVQPNWITLGNQLDGIHLLDPDVVARFKQRYPDGIISKPKNL
- the METTL3 gene encoding N6-adenosine-methyltransferase catalytic subunit isoform X1; the encoded protein is MSDTWSSIQAHKKQLDSLRERLQRRRKQDSGHLDLRNPEAALSPTFRSDSPVPTVPTSGGSKPSTASAVPELATDPELEKKLLHHLSDLALTLPTDAVSICLAISTPDAPATQDGVESLLQKFAAQELIEVKRGLLQDDAHPTLVTYADHSKLSAMMGAVAEKKGPGEVTGTSTGQKRRAEQDSTTVAAFASSLASGLASSASETAKEPTKKSRKHAASDVDLEIESLLNQQSTKEQQSKKVSQEILELLNTTTAKEQSIVEKFRSRGRAQVQEFCDYGTKEECMKASDADRPCRKLHFRRIINKHTDESLGDCSFLNTCFHMDTCKYVHYEIDACMDPEAPGSKDHTPSQELALTQSVGGDSSADRLFPPQWICCDIRYLDVSILGKFAVVMADPPWDIHMELPYGTLTDDEMRRLNIPVLQDDGFLFLWVTGRAMELGRECLNLWGYERVDEIIWVKTNQLQRIIRTGRTGHWLNHGKEHCLVGVKGNPQGFNQGLDCDVIVAEVRSTSHKPDEIYGMIERLSPGTRKIELFGRPHNVQPNWITLGNQLDGIHLLDPDVVARFKQRYPDGIISKPKNL